ACGTGTGTAGAAAAGGAAGACTAAATCCAGGCATGATGCTTCTGGTGGATTTTGAGAAGCATATTGTTGTAAATGACGATGCCTTAAAAGAACAGTATTCATTAGCAAGGCCATATGGGGAATGGCTCAAAAAGCAGAAGTTAGAACTAAAAGACATAGTTGATTCTGTTCAGCAATCTGAAAGAGAGCCACCGACAATAGCAGGAGTTGTGCCcgtaagtataaataaaaatccgTGTGAACTTTGCTTGAATTTGTAGTTGCCAATTCTCACTGATACATTTTCCACGAGTTACAGGCATACGGTGATGATGTGGATATGGAAAATATGGGGATTCATGGTTTATTGGCTCCTCTAAAAGCTTTTGGGTACGTAATATCCACCCTGAATATACTCTTCACTTTATCTGTTGCATTTTCAGAGGATATGTTTATATAGTCTGTTTTATTCAAGCAGATATACTGTTGAATCCTTGGAAATGTTATTACTTCCCATGGCAAAAGATGGTACGGAAGCCCTTGGGTCAATGGGAAATGATACTCCTTTAGCAGTAATGTCGAATAGAGAAAAACTCACTTTCGAATATTTCAAGCAAATGTTTGCCCAAGTGACAAACCCACCTATTGATCCTATTCGAGAGAAAATAGTCACTTCAATGGAATGTATGGTTGGTCCAGAAGGTGACTTGACAGAAATCACCGAGGCACAATGCCACCGTCTTTCCCTAAAAGGCCCCCTTTTATCCGTTGAAGAAATGGAAgccattaaaaaaatgaatcataGGGGATGGCGGAGCAAAGTTATAGATATAACATACTCGAAGAGTCGTGGTAAGAAAGGGTTGGAGGAAGCCTTGGACAGGATATGTGCAGAAGCACATGATGCAATTGGTGATGGCTACACTACCCTTGTGCTGTCTGATAGAGGTATTATATTATACTTGAATTGTGTATATACTATATGCTCTGCACTTCCTTCTGATCGATTTGTATCTCATATTGTATCTTGTAGCCTTCTCAAGGGAACGTGTTGCCGTGAGCTCCCTACTGGCTGTTGGTGCTGTTCATCAACATCTAGTGAAAACACTTGAGCGTACTAGAGTTGCATTAATAATAGAATCTGCCGAGCCACGAGAAGTGCACCATTTCTGTACACTTGTTGGCTTCGGTGCTGATGCTGTATGCCCATATTTGGCTGTAGAGGCAATTTGGCGATTACAGGTTGATGGAAAGATCCCACCAAAATCAAGTGGGGAATTCTACTCAAAAGATGAGCTGGTTAAGAAGTACTTCAAAGCAAGCAACTATGGAATGATGAAAGTGCTTGCGAAGATGGGAATATCTACTTTGGCCTCTTACAAAGGTGCTCAGATTTTTGAAGCTCTGGGTCTTTCATCAGAAGTGATTGCCAGGTGCTTTGCTGGAACCCCAAGTCGAGTCGAGGGCGCAACATTTGAGATGCTTGCTCGTGATGCTCTTCAATTGCACGAGTTAGCCTTTCCTTCTCGGGTTTTCTCTCCAGGAAGTGCTGAAGCAACTGCATTGCCAAACCCTGGGGATTATCATTGGAGAAAAGGCGGTGAAATTCACCTGAATGATCCACTTGCCATGTCAAAGCTTCAAGAGGCTGCGAGAACTAACAGCATAGATGCCTATAAACAGTACTCTAAGCTCATTCACGAGTTAAATAAAGCTTGCAATTTGCGGGGACTTCTGAAATTTAAAGAGGCAGCAGTAAAAGTTCCCCTTGACGAAGTAGAACCTGCCAGTGAGATAGTTAAGCGGTTTTGCACTGGGGCTATGAGTTATGGATCAATATCACTGGAGGCACACACAACATTGGCAACTGCTATGAATAAAATGGGAGGAAAATCCAACACAGGTTtgcttttaaagaaaatatggCTTTATGTTGTTACAGGAAAAAACTGTCAAGTTTCTTTTCGAgggtgtgtgtgtatatatccAAATGCTTTTTGGCACAATTTGTACGTGAAAAACATCTGTTTTCTTGTGGTTTATTTTTTCTAGATCAATTTCctaaattttcttattcttaTGAAATGATTTTTTGTTGACTTTTTCCAAAGGTGAGGGAGGTGAGCAGCCATCTCGTATGGAGCCTCTTTCTGATGGCTCAATGAACCCTAAAAGGAGTGCTATCAAACAGGTTGCTAGTGGGAGATTTGGAGTTACAAGTTACTATCTTACAAATGCGGATGAATTGCAGATAAAGATGGCCCAGGTAACtgtcaaaaatatcaaatttggaTTTGATGTTCTTTGTATTTCCTGATACTATAAAGAAAATCATCAGATGGTCTCTAATATCTGAGTGTTGTTCTACGTATATTTGATTACTTCACTTGACCTTCGGGAAAGTTGAATTTTATCATTGAATGTAGAATACTAGAATTGTACTATTTTAACTTATGTTTTCCTCAGGGAGCAAAACCAGGTGAAGGCGGTGAACTTCCTGGCCACAAGGTTATAGGAGACATTGCTGTCACAAGGAATTCAACTCCTGGTGTAGGACTTATCAGCCCACCTCCTCATCATGATATTTACTCCATTGAAGATCTTGCCCAATTAATTCATGATCTAAAGGTTCATATCTGGCTTAAATCCTTTTACATTGGATGCTTTTGGTTGAATTTCGTTGTCTTGGGTGTTCTTCCTCAATCCCTTTTTGTTTATATGTAGAATGCGAACCCTGCTGCTCGAATTAGTGTGAAGTTGGTATCTGAAGCTGGAGTTGGTGTAGTTGCCAGTGGAGTTGTTAAAGGCCATGCTGATCATGTCTTGATCTCTGGCCATGATGGAGGTACAGGAGCATCCAGATGGACTGGCATAAAAAATGCTGGTCTTCCTTGGGAACTTGGCTTGGCTGAGACCCATCAAACTTTGGTGGCTAATGACCTTCGAGGTCGCACCGTTCTCCAAACTGATGGGCAACTTAAAACAGGAAGAGATGTGGCCATAGCCACTCTTCTTGGTGCAGAAGAATTTGGTTTTAGCACAGCTCCACTCATTACTCTTGGCTGCATAATGATGCGCAAGTGTCACAAGAATACCTGCCCTGTTGGCATTGCTACGCAAGATCCAGTACTTAGAGAGAAGTTTGCTGGAGAACCCGAgcacgtcattaacttttttttcatgatAGCAGAGGAAATGCGAGAAATTATGTCCCAGCTTGGGTTTCGTACTGTCAACGAGATGGTTGGTCGTTCAGACATGCTCGAAGTTGATAAAGAAGTCATTAAAAGCAATGAGAAACTAGAGAACATTGACCTTTCTTTATTGCTTAGACCTGCAGCTGAACTGCGACCAGAAGCTTCTCAATACTGTGTTCAAAAACAAGATCATGGTTTGGACATGGCGTTGGATAATAAGCTTATAGCCCTGTCCGATGCTGCTTTACAAAAGGGTCTACAAGTATACATTGAAAGTCCAATCCTTAATGTAAACCGTGCGGTGGGAACTATGCTAAGCCATGAGGTTACTAAAAGGTACCACTTAAACGGTCTTCCAACAGACACTATTCACATCAAATTTGAGGGCAGTGCAGGCCAAAGCTTTGGTGCATTCCTCTGTCCTGGCATCACTTTGGAACTTGAAGGTGATGGCAACGACTATGTTGGTAAAGGGTTGTCAGGTGGTAAGGTTGTAGTTTATCCTTCAAAGGTGAGTACCTTTGACCCTAAGCAGAATATTGTAATTGGTAACGTGGCTCTGTATGGGGCCACATCTGGTGAGGCATATTTCAATGGTATGGCAGCTGAAAGATTTTGTGTGCGTAATTCTGGTGCTAAGGCAGTAGTGGAAGGTGTTGGTGATCATGGATGTGAGTACATGACTGGTGGGATAGTTGTTGTGCTTGGAAACACAGGCAGAAATTTTGCTGCAGGTATGAGCGGTGGGATTGCTTATGTTCTTGATATGGATGGAGAGTTTCTATCTCGGTGCAACCATGAGCTTGTAGATCTGGATAAGATTGAGGAGGAAGAGGATATCGCTACTCTAAAAATGTTGATCCAACAACATCAGCGCCACACAAATAGTGTGCTTGCCAAGGAAGTGCTTGCTGACTTTGATAGTCTTCTTCCAAAATTTATCAAGGTTTTCCCCAAGGAGTATAAACGAGTTTTGGCAAGTATGAAATTGAAGGAAGCCTCCAAAGATGCCGCAGAGTCTGCTTCTAAGCATGGAGAGGAGCAAGGTGAAATGGAATTGGCGGAGAAAGATGCTTTTAAAGAGCTCAAGAAACTGGCTACTGCATCATCGAATGGGAAGCCTAGTGAGGTAatattaacttctttttttaagACGGGATCCATTTACACCAAATGTAGCTCTTGATATACTTACATTTTGAAAAAAGTTAAATcttttataataactttatatGGTTAAATTTTGTTCGTCCACCTCGCCAAGAAAATTTATCGTATGGAATAAATCATTTCtacaaaatttcatataattCAAAACTGTTTGATACTTGAAtactcatttatatttttagttggCTGATGTCTTCTAATATGTCCTAACTATTGAACAGGTTGAATCTTCAAAGAGGCCTAGTCAAATAATTGATCCTGTCAAACATAGGGGTTTTGTTGCTTATGAGAGGGAAGGTGTTCAGTACAGGGATCCCAATGTTCGAATGAATGATTGGAAGGAAGTGATGAAGGAAACACAACCTGGTCCACTTTTGAAAACCCAATCTGCCCGTTGCATGGACTGTGGTACTCCTTTCTGTCATCAGGTGTGCATTGCCACTTCCATGAACTTCTTTCTTTTGTAACTTCAAATTTTCACTTTCATCATTTAAACTAAAGAATACTTAAATCAACTTGCAGGAAAACTCGGGGTGTCCTCTTGGAAATAAAATACCAGAATTTAATGAGTTAGTATACCAAAACAGGTGGCGTGAAGCATTGGAGCGGCTTCTTGAGACAAATAACTTTCCAGAGTTTACTGGTAGGGTATGCCCAGCACCTTGTGAAGGTTCTTGTGTCCTTGGTATTATTGAGAATCCAGTATCCATTAAAAGCATAGAATGTGCCATCATAGACAAAGCTTTCGAGGAGGGTTGGATGGTGCCACGACCTCCAGTGAATAGAACTGGGTATACACTTTTTTCCATCTAATTGACATCTCCTCAGTTTTATTTCCGTTATTTCTGATGTTTCATTTCAATCAGATAGGTCTAAATGTACAATCCACAACATGGTGTCTTGTAACTTTCACTTATTAATATGTATGGCTTGTTGtagttattataattaaacCGATCAGTAGTTAAAGTTTATTGTAATTATCCCCAAGGTAATAGTTCCATTAGTAAATATCTGAATTCATACAGGAAAAGAGTGGCCATTGTTGGAAGCGGACCATCTGGCCTGGCAGCTGCTGACCAACTGAATAAAATGGGCCATACAGTAACAGTTTATGAAAGAGCTGATAGGGTTGGAGGGCTTATGATGTACGGGGTTCCCAACATGAAAGCTGACAAAGAGAATATAGTTCAACGGCGTGTTAACCTTATGGCAGAGGAGGGGATTAACTTTGTCATGAATGCTAGTGTCGGGCATGATCCTTTATACTCTCTTGACAGGCTTCGAGAGGAAAATGATGCTATTGTCTTAGCTGTAGGAGCCACAAAACCAAGGTGAGACATAACGCAGGAGTCCATATTATCATTGTTTGTAGTTTCAGTTCAATTTTGCTTGGAATGgatgtataataataaaataaaacagtcGTTGTTGTTAAGAGATGGGAGTTTTACGTTCAATGCAGGGATCTCCCAGTACCCGGTCGGGAGCTGTCCGGTATTCATTTTGCTATGGAGTTTCTGCATGCAAACACAAAAAGCTTGCTTGATAGCAATCTTCAGGATGGAAACTTCATTTCTGCCAAGGGAAAGAAAGTTGTGGTCATTGGTGGGGGTGACACGGGCACGGATTGCATAGGGACATCAATTCGGCATGGGTGTAGTAGCATTGTAAATCTGGAACTTCTACCTCAGCCACCACAAACTAGGGCCCCAGGCAACCCTTGGCCACAGGTTAGATCCATGTGAAATTAAAGTTGTGTTTATTCTTGCAGTCCATCTCGTCAATATTTAAATTCGACATATCGCTTGACATTACTCGGACCATTCACTAAAATGAGCCATTTAAATTTAAAGGACCCTTTAAATGTGGTAATGACTTTTTTAACTAAGTATTTCTGGAATACAGTGGCCTCGCATATACAGAGTAGACTATGGGCACCAAGAAGGTGCAGCAAAATTTGGCAAAGATCCAAGATCTTATGAGGTATTGACTAAGCGGTTTGTGGGAGATGAAAATGGAATAGTAAAGGGACTTGAAATAGTACATGTTCGCTGGGAGAAGGATGCTACTGGGAGGTTTCAATTTAAGGAAATTGAGGGCACTGAGGAGATTATTGAGGCTGACCTGGTTTTACTGGCCATGGGATTCCTTGGCCCTGAACCTGTGAGTATCCATAATAGCTTCATCTCGTCATAATACCTCACCCAAAGTTGTCCCATAATCTCGTCATAAGACTTGATAtcataaaaaaactgaaaaaaaattggttttaaaaggcaaatatatcattaattttaataactgtTATTTCATCAGTTCATTTCTGAACATATTTCCTATATTGTGATTTTAACCTGGAATGTTACATGCCTTGGTACAAGTTATGTGCATTACAAAGTTGCTAATAACTAATTTTTGTGCTCCGGGTATGGCAGACAATCGCAGAGAAGTTGGATATGGAGCGAGACAACAGGTCAAACTTCAAGGCAGAGTACGGTCGCTTCTCAACTAGTGTTAGAGGGGTGTTTGCAGCTGGAGATTGTCGACGTGGTCAGTCCCTGGTAGTATGGGCAATTTCAGAGGGGCGACAAGCTGCGGCACAAGTTGACAGATACCTAACAAATGAAGATATAGAGCACAATATAGCCCGGAATCCAGATGAACTTATGAAGCACAAGCAGGACCTAACCAAGAAGGGCACCGTTGCTGTGGCAAATAAACAGTGATAACTTAGAAGACTTCTGTCATTTATGGTTTCTcacatttttaattgaataatagaAGATGACTCCAAGGTCCAAGGTTCATTTAGCTGCTGTCTCATCTAAATAGAAGAGTGGATATAATAAAGAAGCGATTTAAGTTAGTGCCTAGAAAATTATAATGTCTCTTTTAAGCAGTGCAGAGGCTACCTGCTGGAAAGATTAGTTCTTAGCTAATTGTCGCATCGTGTAGTATGATATGTACAGTTTGGTAATTAGTGATTCCTGTTATTGTTTCCAATTTGAATTGCTTTGAGTGAGTAGAGTTGTTGAATATGCGAGTTGTGCTTTTCATTTTATCTCATCTCATCTCCCTCATTTTTCCACAGCCAAATGCTGATTGCAATGTTATTCGCGGATAAAAATTCTCAAACTAATAACAAGAGACAAAAGGATTctttaaagatttcaaaatgataaagaatcaaaactaattaatttgAACCAATTCGTTTTGAAATTGTCACTGCTAAAACCCTGAAAGTggaataaactaaaattaaaaattgaaaaaatgagTTGTTAAAATTATGAAAGATGAACATTAATAAAACTGAAGCCTTctaaaaagatttataaaacTGAAGCCTATCCAGAAATCCCAAAAGATTTATAAAATGGAGACAACCTGAGACCACAACAAGAATGTAGCCTAAGTCCCATGTGGTGCATTCAATTGCTTCTCTTCTATGTTTATGCTTCTTCAAGCAAGCAATAATTCAAATTGCCAGCGTGATGACGCACAGTAAAACCCATCCCCAGTACGTTATCTACACTAATTGTTTGGGTACCAATGGAATTTTATTGATATgtaatatataatgataaaataataattatttgatactattattcattattttttttctcatgttttttcttttacagatataaatttttataactatttttttctcacatatgtcaaaatcaacaaaaatccCCTTACCATCATTACTCCTGATAATATCTATAAAAATCTGAATATAGTTATCTGAATATTGAACAGTCTAGCACCACTCTGAACATTTCATCGAAAGCTGAAGTCAACACTCAGCACTTTCCCAAACATGAAAATCCCGAATCCCATACTCTCGCTCTTCATCCTCTTGAACCCTTCCCTAGTACTGGCAAACATAGAGACATGTTCAGACAGCGTTTGCCAGGGTGGTGAGCCAGTAATCCGATTTCCCTTCCGCATAGAAGGAAATCTCGCAGAACCATGCGGATACCCAGGCTTCATAGTCTCCTGCAACCAGAACGCCCAAACACTCCTCAACCTACCAAATTGGGGCCCACTCAAAATCCAAACTATAAACTACGCCGCACAGCAACTGTGGGTCAACGATCCCGACAACTGCCTCCCCAAACGTCTTCTCTCTCTCAATCTCTCCACCTCTCCCTTCCGTGCCGTTTACCACCAGCAGTTTACCTTCTTCAACTGCTCCGTCAATTTGGCGAACCTCGTTCGTCGATACCGTCCTATAGGTTGTCTGAGCGATTCTCCCAAGTACGCCGTTTTCGCCACGCCTTCTACGACTGTGGTTGGCCACTTGTCTTCCGTGTGTGATTTCGTGGCCACGGTGAAGGTGCCTGTGCAGTCACCGTTTTACGATCAAGTCACATCGTCGGAACTCGGCGAGGATCTGCGTCTCTCGTGGGATTCGCCGGCGTGCGGTAGGTGTGAGTCCCACGGTGGCCGGTGCGGCTTTAAGAGTGACGAGACTTTTGAGCTTGACTGTTATGGTTTCCCTTCGAAAGGTAGGTCCCCGTCCCACTGTCTATCTGAAAACTTTTAGCAAATTTATTTCTCTAATTTAgtaaaatcaaaaattaaattggGGTAAAATGTGATTTATGCAAgtgaaacaatttaaatatgttaaatacttttttataattattttatattatttagtttttattgatAATGAGACATTAAAAACTTGTTAAAAGACAGCAATTTTAATACcgatttttgtaattaaaagaattttaactaatgttataattaatatggttttaaaaaagttttttgtgtaatttttttatctagtattaatactaataaatgtctaaaaaatatatttaaattttaggaGAGTctaaaaaagatatatttacattttagaAAATTCTAAAGCATATACTTAAATGTTCAAATACTGAAATTGATATGAACATTTCTGgtaaatatattcaatattttagaaatttcgTAGGAAGCAAACGAATATTGTAgcaatttatgtttatattcattttaatataagttattaaaatgaattttacattaataatgaTATAACAGAATTATAAATCTTTTGAAGAATAAAATTCGTCACCTGAAAAATAAGAGTAGAACCTATTCTGCAAGCTTTAGTCCCAACCTCTCGTTGAGTCAACTGAAAGATTgtatccctaagctcacaccattaaggtgatcatcacaatagaaaaatcataaataaagaCAGACCACAGAAAATGCAAGAGTAAACTAGTTTACAATTgagaaac
This Vigna angularis cultivar LongXiaoDou No.4 chromosome 4, ASM1680809v1, whole genome shotgun sequence DNA region includes the following protein-coding sequences:
- the LOC108331410 gene encoding glutamate synthase [NADH], amyloplastic isoform X1, whose translation is MSSSISFTTLKVPSVRTIPCETEKSLFNSRCAVRVTRFLGTRLRSSGKWLGSERLHVWKSEGPLRRPKLRVVVRSGMSTVPKKPLGLYDPAMDKDSCGVGFVAELSGESNRKTVADALEMLVRMTHRGACGCEPNTGDGAGIMVALPHQFYKEVVDFELPPPGKYAIGMLFLPTSDSRREESKSVFQKVAESLGHSVLGWRSVPTDNSGLGKSALLTEPVIEQVFLTPSTLSKLDLERQMYILRKLSMVAITSALNLDNDGITDFYVCSLSSRTVVYKGQLTPAQLKDYYFADLGNERFTSYMALVHSRFSTNTFPSWDRAQPMRVLGHNGEINTLRGNVNWMKAREGLLKCKELGLSENELKKLLPIVDANSSDSGAFDGVLEFLIQSGKSLPEAVMMMIPEAWQNDKNMDPQRKAFYEYFSALMEPWDGPALIAFTDGHYLGATLDRNGLRPGRFYVTHSGRVVMASEVGVVDIPLEDVCRKGRLNPGMMLLVDFEKHIVVNDDALKEQYSLARPYGEWLKKQKLELKDIVDSVQQSEREPPTIAGVVPAYGDDVDMENMGIHGLLAPLKAFGYTVESLEMLLLPMAKDGTEALGSMGNDTPLAVMSNREKLTFEYFKQMFAQVTNPPIDPIREKIVTSMECMVGPEGDLTEITEAQCHRLSLKGPLLSVEEMEAIKKMNHRGWRSKVIDITYSKSRGKKGLEEALDRICAEAHDAIGDGYTTLVLSDRAFSRERVAVSSLLAVGAVHQHLVKTLERTRVALIIESAEPREVHHFCTLVGFGADAVCPYLAVEAIWRLQVDGKIPPKSSGEFYSKDELVKKYFKASNYGMMKVLAKMGISTLASYKGAQIFEALGLSSEVIARCFAGTPSRVEGATFEMLARDALQLHELAFPSRVFSPGSAEATALPNPGDYHWRKGGEIHLNDPLAMSKLQEAARTNSIDAYKQYSKLIHELNKACNLRGLLKFKEAAVKVPLDEVEPASEIVKRFCTGAMSYGSISLEAHTTLATAMNKMGGKSNTGEGGEQPSRMEPLSDGSMNPKRSAIKQVASGRFGVTSYYLTNADELQIKMAQGAKPGEGGELPGHKVIGDIAVTRNSTPGVGLISPPPHHDIYSIEDLAQLIHDLKNANPAARISVKLVSEAGVGVVASGVVKGHADHVLISGHDGGTGASRWTGIKNAGLPWELGLAETHQTLVANDLRGRTVLQTDGQLKTGRDVAIATLLGAEEFGFSTAPLITLGCIMMRKCHKNTCPVGIATQDPVLREKFAGEPEHVINFFFMIAEEMREIMSQLGFRTVNEMVGRSDMLEVDKEVIKSNEKLENIDLSLLLRPAAELRPEASQYCVQKQDHGLDMALDNKLIALSDAALQKGLQVYIESPILNVNRAVGTMLSHEVTKRYHLNGLPTDTIHIKFEGSAGQSFGAFLCPGITLELEGDGNDYVGKGLSGGKVVVYPSKVSTFDPKQNIVIGNVALYGATSGEAYFNGMAAERFCVRNSGAKAVVEGVGDHGCEYMTGGIVVVLGNTGRNFAAGMSGGIAYVLDMDGEFLSRCNHELVDLDKIEEEEDIATLKMLIQQHQRHTNSVLAKEVLADFDSLLPKFIKVFPKEYKRVLASMKLKEASKDAAESASKHGEEQGEMELAEKDAFKELKKLATASSNGKPSEVESSKRPSQIIDPVKHRGFVAYEREGVQYRDPNVRMNDWKEVMKETQPGPLLKTQSARCMDCGTPFCHQENSGCPLGNKIPEFNELVYQNRWREALERLLETNNFPEFTGRVCPAPCEGSCVLGIIENPVSIKSIECAIIDKAFEEGWMVPRPPVNRTGKRVAIVGSGPSGLAAADQLNKMGHTVTVYERADRVGGLMMYGVPNMKADKENIVQRRVNLMAEEGINFVMNASVGHDPLYSLDRLREENDAIVLAVGATKPRDLPVPGRELSGIHFAMEFLHANTKSLLDSNLQDGNFISAKGKKVVVIGGGDTGTDCIGTSIRHGCSSIVNLELLPQPPQTRAPGNPWPQWPRIYRVDYGHQEGAAKFGKDPRSYEVLTKRFVGDENGIVKGLEIVHVRWEKDATGRFQFKEIEGTEEIIEADLVLLAMGFLGPEPTIAEKLDMERDNRSNFKAEYGRFSTSVRGVFAAGDCRRGQSLVVWAISEGRQAAAQVDRYLTNEDIEHNIARNPDELMKHKQDLTKKGTVAVANKQ
- the LOC108331410 gene encoding glutamate synthase [NADH], amyloplastic isoform X4, which produces MRVLGHNGEINTLRGNVNWMKAREGLLKCKELGLSENELKKLLPIVDANSSDSGAFDGVLEFLIQSGKSLPEAVMMMIPEAWQNDKNMDPQRKAFYEYFSALMEPWDGPALIAFTDGHYLGATLDRNGLRPGRFYVTHSGRVVMASEVGVVDIPLEDVCRKGRLNPGMMLLVDFEKHIVVNDDALKEQYSLARPYGEWLKKQKLELKDIVDSVQQSEREPPTIAGVVPAYGDDVDMENMGIHGLLAPLKAFGYTVESLEMLLLPMAKDGTEALGSMGNDTPLAVMSNREKLTFEYFKQMFAQVTNPPIDPIREKIVTSMECMVGPEGDLTEITEAQCHRLSLKGPLLSVEEMEAIKKMNHRGWRSKVIDITYSKSRGKKGLEEALDRICAEAHDAIGDGYTTLVLSDRAFSRERVAVSSLLAVGAVHQHLVKTLERTRVALIIESAEPREVHHFCTLVGFGADAVCPYLAVEAIWRLQVDGKIPPKSSGEFYSKDELVKKYFKASNYGMMKVLAKMGISTLASYKGAQIFEALGLSSEVIARCFAGTPSRVEGATFEMLARDALQLHELAFPSRVFSPGSAEATALPNPGDYHWRKGGEIHLNDPLAMSKLQEAARTNSIDAYKQYSKLIHELNKACNLRGLLKFKEAAVKVPLDEVEPASEIVKRFCTGAMSYGSISLEAHTTLATAMNKMGGKSNTGEGGEQPSRMEPLSDGSMNPKRSAIKQVASGRFGVTSYYLTNADELQIKMAQGAKPGEGGELPGHKVIGDIAVTRNSTPGVGLISPPPHHDIYSIEDLAQLIHDLKNANPAARISVKLVSEAGVGVVASGVVKGHADHVLISGHDGGTGASRWTGIKNAGLPWELGLAETHQTLVANDLRGRTVLQTDGQLKTGRDVAIATLLGAEEFGFSTAPLITLGCIMMRKCHKNTCPVGIATQDPVLREKFAGEPEHVINFFFMIAEEMREIMSQLGFRTVNEMVGRSDMLEVDKEVIKSNEKLENIDLSLLLRPAAELRPEASQYCVQKQDHGLDMALDNKLIALSDAALQKGLQVYIESPILNVNRAVGTMLSHEVTKRYHLNGLPTDTIHIKFEGSAGQSFGAFLCPGITLELEGDGNDYVGKGLSGGKVVVYPSKVSTFDPKQNIVIGNVALYGATSGEAYFNGMAAERFCVRNSGAKAVVEGVGDHGCEYMTGGIVVVLGNTGRNFAAGMSGGIAYVLDMDGEFLSRCNHELVDLDKIEEEEDIATLKMLIQQHQRHTNSVLAKEVLADFDSLLPKFIKVFPKEYKRVLASMKLKEASKDAAESASKHGEEQGEMELAEKDAFKELKKLATASSNGKPSEVESSKRPSQIIDPVKHRGFVAYEREGVQYRDPNVRMNDWKEVMKETQPGPLLKTQSARCMDCGTPFCHQENSGCPLGNKIPEFNELVYQNRWREALERLLETNNFPEFTGRVCPAPCEGSCVLGIIENPVSIKSIECAIIDKAFEEGWMVPRPPVNRTGKRVAIVGSGPSGLAAADQLNKMGHTVTVYERADRVGGLMMYGVPNMKADKENIVQRRVNLMAEEGINFVMNASVGHDPLYSLDRLREENDAIVLAVGATKPRDLPVPGRELSGIHFAMEFLHANTKSLLDSNLQDGNFISAKGKKVVVIGGGDTGTDCIGTSIRHGCSSIVNLELLPQPPQTRAPGNPWPQWPRIYRVDYGHQEGAAKFGKDPRSYEVLTKRFVGDENGIVKGLEIVHVRWEKDATGRFQFKEIEGTEEIIEADLVLLAMGFLGPEPTIAEKLDMERDNRSNFKAEYGRFSTSVRGVFAAGDCRRGQSLVVWAISEGRQAAAQVDRYLTNEDIEHNIARNPDELMKHKQDLTKKGTVAVANKQ
- the LOC108331410 gene encoding glutamate synthase [NADH], amyloplastic isoform X2 — its product is MGELVHSRFSTNTFPSWDRAQPMRVLGHNGEINTLRGNVNWMKAREGLLKCKELGLSENELKKLLPIVDANSSDSGAFDGVLEFLIQSGKSLPEAVMMMIPEAWQNDKNMDPQRKAFYEYFSALMEPWDGPALIAFTDGHYLGATLDRNGLRPGRFYVTHSGRVVMASEVGVVDIPLEDVCRKGRLNPGMMLLVDFEKHIVVNDDALKEQYSLARPYGEWLKKQKLELKDIVDSVQQSEREPPTIAGVVPAYGDDVDMENMGIHGLLAPLKAFGYTVESLEMLLLPMAKDGTEALGSMGNDTPLAVMSNREKLTFEYFKQMFAQVTNPPIDPIREKIVTSMECMVGPEGDLTEITEAQCHRLSLKGPLLSVEEMEAIKKMNHRGWRSKVIDITYSKSRGKKGLEEALDRICAEAHDAIGDGYTTLVLSDRAFSRERVAVSSLLAVGAVHQHLVKTLERTRVALIIESAEPREVHHFCTLVGFGADAVCPYLAVEAIWRLQVDGKIPPKSSGEFYSKDELVKKYFKASNYGMMKVLAKMGISTLASYKGAQIFEALGLSSEVIARCFAGTPSRVEGATFEMLARDALQLHELAFPSRVFSPGSAEATALPNPGDYHWRKGGEIHLNDPLAMSKLQEAARTNSIDAYKQYSKLIHELNKACNLRGLLKFKEAAVKVPLDEVEPASEIVKRFCTGAMSYGSISLEAHTTLATAMNKMGGKSNTGEGGEQPSRMEPLSDGSMNPKRSAIKQVASGRFGVTSYYLTNADELQIKMAQGAKPGEGGELPGHKVIGDIAVTRNSTPGVGLISPPPHHDIYSIEDLAQLIHDLKNANPAARISVKLVSEAGVGVVASGVVKGHADHVLISGHDGGTGASRWTGIKNAGLPWELGLAETHQTLVANDLRGRTVLQTDGQLKTGRDVAIATLLGAEEFGFSTAPLITLGCIMMRKCHKNTCPVGIATQDPVLREKFAGEPEHVINFFFMIAEEMREIMSQLGFRTVNEMVGRSDMLEVDKEVIKSNEKLENIDLSLLLRPAAELRPEASQYCVQKQDHGLDMALDNKLIALSDAALQKGLQVYIESPILNVNRAVGTMLSHEVTKRYHLNGLPTDTIHIKFEGSAGQSFGAFLCPGITLELEGDGNDYVGKGLSGGKVVVYPSKVSTFDPKQNIVIGNVALYGATSGEAYFNGMAAERFCVRNSGAKAVVEGVGDHGCEYMTGGIVVVLGNTGRNFAAGMSGGIAYVLDMDGEFLSRCNHELVDLDKIEEEEDIATLKMLIQQHQRHTNSVLAKEVLADFDSLLPKFIKVFPKEYKRVLASMKLKEASKDAAESASKHGEEQGEMELAEKDAFKELKKLATASSNGKPSEVESSKRPSQIIDPVKHRGFVAYEREGVQYRDPNVRMNDWKEVMKETQPGPLLKTQSARCMDCGTPFCHQENSGCPLGNKIPEFNELVYQNRWREALERLLETNNFPEFTGRVCPAPCEGSCVLGIIENPVSIKSIECAIIDKAFEEGWMVPRPPVNRTGKRVAIVGSGPSGLAAADQLNKMGHTVTVYERADRVGGLMMYGVPNMKADKENIVQRRVNLMAEEGINFVMNASVGHDPLYSLDRLREENDAIVLAVGATKPRDLPVPGRELSGIHFAMEFLHANTKSLLDSNLQDGNFISAKGKKVVVIGGGDTGTDCIGTSIRHGCSSIVNLELLPQPPQTRAPGNPWPQWPRIYRVDYGHQEGAAKFGKDPRSYEVLTKRFVGDENGIVKGLEIVHVRWEKDATGRFQFKEIEGTEEIIEADLVLLAMGFLGPEPTIAEKLDMERDNRSNFKAEYGRFSTSVRGVFAAGDCRRGQSLVVWAISEGRQAAAQVDRYLTNEDIEHNIARNPDELMKHKQDLTKKGTVAVANKQ